The nucleotide window ttgtctcgtgccttgtccttcaaggactcggggtttgccatagggttTCTCTGGAaggcggccagcatctgggcatggcttgtctctttctttctctccttctcctgggccttggcctccttctcctgttctctgttataaaaggtattggtggctatCTAGACCATCTCAtttaaagaggcagcagggttctgctgttgtagctgttgtaacttaattctgatatctgatgcacattgtgacaggaatttgtcctttaaaatcaccggtccctcgtaagagtctaaCTCCAGGTTGAtaaacttttggagtgcctcttttagcctttccagaaaggcaatggggttctcattgggctcctgagttattgctgagacctgGGCATAGCTAATTACATTTTGTTGGgctgctttcagtcctgccttcacacagattagaaaatgatctctttcctagatgtgctcagggtcattataattccaattaggatcGGAGGAGGGGACTGCAGTTTCCCCTACTGGGTATCTATCACTGGACAAGTGGAGCCCTGTTTCATACCTCCgggcttcctttaagaccctgGTATGTTCAGGATCAGATAAAatttgactaaatatgaccatgatgttTTTCCATGTCAAGTCACAGGCCGAGGTAATAtgttggaatgtatctatatatttgcctgggtcatctgtatagcttcccaggtcttgtttgatctgCCTTAAttctaagagggagaagggcttatggacccAGGTTGGTCtgaattctcctccagtttcaactaagggacaTACTCGAGCTGGCTTTTGTTGAGGAGGTGCTCCCAGATATGGGGGCACGTTTGGGTATAAGGAAGGAGCACCAGGCAACTCGGGAGCTGTGGAAGGTGAGCCTTCACGAGGGGGTTCCTTTTCTTGGTTGCCTGTGCCTAACACCATTTGCCTAGTGGGCTCACTTTTAGGGCGTACTacaatcccatacttaagacagaattccttcatatctcttagtcagaagaaaatttgtacataggggatctctgtccatttcccttgtcttttgcagaataattctaattgcaggatggtattgtaattttaagttccatcctcaggccagtgttcctcGTCCCCCAGTGGATATTGTGGCCATGcagtggcacaaaagaatttcaaatgacTTCTCCTTAGAGCTAGAGGGTTGAACAGCTTCCAGTtatcaaggatgcatctcaagggCGTCTGCCAGGAAGTAGATTGGTTATTTCACATCTGAAAGACAGTCAtgacagggagaaaagaaaaaggcctcTTTCGATTTttatgggtggacttccttaggggtgagtctttctgaagcttatcctacccagaactgttgcaacctgagagccaggcgtctcctggtcagggtgcagatctccaggcaggctgaggcatgacagcctcctagagatcgaatccctgggcaggtcgaggcgtgacggcctcccgagaattgggtccctgggcaagtcgaggcgtgatgacctcctgggacccctgggactggcGGATCCCCAAGCAGGTTGAGGCATGCCAACCTTTCAAAGActgatccctaggcaggtcaaggcgtgacgacctcctgggacccctggactggagtttgggcgtccccaagatctccagtgtgaccagtgctgTGTAGAATTAAGGGGTTTGTAACTCATTGTTAGTTTGCCCACCGTGGAAGGGAATTGATATGTAAGCTCATCCTAActagtactgttgcaacctgagagccaggcatcccctggtcagggtgcagatccccaggcaggctgaggcatgacagcctcctagagatcgaatccccgggcaggtcaaggcgtgacgGCCTCCCGAGTATTGGGTCCCTGGGTAGGTCGAGGCGTGacaacctcctgggacccctgggactggcGGATCCCCGAGCAGGTTGAAGCGTGGCAAACTTttgaggaccagatccctaggcaggtcaaggtgtGATGACCTCCTGAGACCCTCAGACTGAAGTTTGGGtgtccccaaggtctccagcgtgaccagtactgggtaggatcatggggttggatattatagagtatttccctcccaaggccagctattttctggttgtctctccagaagattgtagaggtaaacttgtgggtctggatggggctcaggaaaagagcatgaaacaggagggaaggaggcagagcacaacctttgaaagaatgacatggcaaaagggtataatgtaaaccaattaaaatcatttGGGTCCAAggtgacaagtcaaattcaagtaaacttTATtccccaatctataagccaacagacacactCAGATGTGACAGGACAGCTCcagttcagtccctaagtcatgtccgactctttgcgaccccatgaatcccagcacgccaggcctccctgtccatcaccaactcccggagttcaccgaggctcacgtccattgaggcagtgatgccatccagccatctcatcctctgtcgtccccttctcctcttgcccccaatccctcccagcatcagagtcttttccaatgagtcaactcttcgcatgaggtggccaaagtactggagtttcagctttagcatcattccttccaaagaaatcccagggctgatctccttcagaatggactggttggatctccttgcagtccaagggactctcaagagtcttctccaacaccacagttcaaaagcatcaattcttcggagctcagccttcttcacagtccaactctcacatccatacatgaccacaggaaaaagcatagccttgagtagccggagctttgttggcaaagtaatgtctctgcttttgaatatgttatctaggttggtcataactttccttccaatgagtgtcttttaatttcatggctgcagtcaccatctgccgtgattttgaagcccagaaaaataaagtcggacactgtttccactgtttccccatctatttcctatgaagtgatgggaccggatgccatgatcttagttttctgaatggtgagctttaagccaactttttcactctcctttttcactttcatcaagaggcttttgagttcctcttcactttctgccataaaggtggtgtcatctgcacacctgaggttactgatatttctcccagcagtcttgacttcagcttgtgtttcttccaccccagagtttctcatgatgtactctgcatagaagttatgcagacaatatacagccttgacatactccttttcctatttggaaccagtttgttgttccatgtccagttctaactgttgcttcctgaactgatacagatttctcaagaggcaggtcaggtggtctggtattcccatctctttcagaatttcccacagtttattgtgattcacacagtcaaaggctttggcatagtcaataaagcagaaatagatgtttttctggaactctcttgctttttccatgatccagcggatgttggcaatttgatctctggttactctgccttttctaaaaccagcttgaacatcagaaagttcacagttcacatattgctgaagcctggcttggagaattttgagcattactttactagcgtgtgagatgagtgcaattgtgtggtagtttgaacattggcattgcctttctttgggattggaatgaaaactgaccttttccagtcctgtggccactgctgagttttccaaatttgctggcatattgagtgtagcactttcccagcatcatctttcaggatttgaaatagctcaactggaattatatcacctccactagctttgtttgtagtgatgctttctaaggcccacttgacttcacattccaggatgtctggctctaggtcactaatcacaccatcgtgattatatgggacatgaagatgttttttctacaattcttctgtgtattcttgccatctcttcttgatatcttctgcttctgttaggtccataacttttctgtcctttatcgagcccatctttgcatgaaatgttcccttggtatctctaattttcttgaagagatctctagtcatttccattttgttgttttcctctatttctttgcattgattgctgaggaaggctttcttatctcttctcgctattctttggaactctgcgttcagatgcttatatctttccttttctccttttcttttcacttctcttcttttcacagctatttgtaaggcctccccagacagccattttgcttttttgcatttcttttccatgtggatggtcttcatccctgtctcctgtaccatgtcacaaacctcattccatagttcatcaagcactctatctatcagatctaggcccttaaatctatttctcactttcactgtataatcataagggatttgatttaggtcatacctgaatggtctagtggttttccctactttcttccatttaagtctgaatttggtaataaggagttcatgatctgagccccagtcatctcctggtcttgtttttgttaactgtatagagcttctccatctttggctgcaaagaatataatcaatctgatttcggtgttgaccatctggtgatgtccatgtgtagagtcttctcttgtgaagACACAAGGCACAGTCAAAAGAGGGAGGAGTGAGTGAttccccaatggctgggatgatcctctcactcattagcatatgaattccacCCCCTCACAAaacctgctgcttctgctaagtcacttcagtcatgtctgactctgtgccaccccatagacggcagcccgcaaggctcccccgtccctgggattctccaagcaagaacattggagtgggttgccatttccgtctccaatgcatgtaagtaaaaattgaaagtgaagttgctcagtcgtgtctgactcttagggatcccatgggctgcagcctaccaggctcctctgtccatgggattttccaggcaagagtactggagtggggtgccattgccttctccatcacaaaacctagccaggcctaataCTGTGGCCCCAGCCCTTGCCCTCGGCAATGGTTTGCACCCTGaagagtggcttctctctggatcctaagAAATCCACCTCTTATCGCTTTGTCTCacaatgaatttttttcaatgagacatcagagcctgagtttcattagttttggccaggcttgagtcccgggagagagctgaaggacaggaggaaaaagcagtgggaaaaacatgccaaggaatccccttcatagcccgccggaaaatttgctaaatatctgactgGTGCTCACAGTTTAattggtctgatccttggcacagagaagagaaaggacagaagagcccCCACCGACttgtgtaacagctactgggactcagcagatagcgcctttgggacatgctgaggagtagcctctccagagtccctcaattgtgcCCCCTGCCACCTGCCTGTTCGCAGGAGGTTCGAGGAACCAAGAAACAagagattgtaaaggtccctccagccataagagcgaggacctcttaccttaactggaggtcttctggaatctgactgggccgcgtgagctttctgctgagtttgtttttcactgtcccagtttccagcacgatgggccttcccctgcacTGGGTTTCTTTGCCTTCCGCTTCTAGCTCGGGAGCTTCACTgggttgggctcctgctgtgcttggcctcttcccctcggaggttgtttcagccaggttaagcCCGAGTCATGGCACCATAAATGTCACTCGAGTGTgtgttccttggttctttgtctcgtcacaacaaagatttggagcaacggacattaaagcccttggcgcatcacagctctcgtgtcttggacaaaccgtgttatagctcttaagtaaatcagtgttacagctctattttatttagaagatatcaggagagagagagtgagagtgagagagagagagaaagagcacatGCACGTGAGAGAGAGTctgtgagaaagcgctttggctcctccttttataggtttttttcctccacctgggcttgccctatgcaaattgggcttagccaggagtgctgtttgttctgcctgaagtcttcactctggtcctcggaccttccttgtcttttagccactgccattttggactccttttccctattctacctacctaacagttgGACTCAAGAAAgagactgtaaaaaaaaaaaaaaaaagaattttgtgagAAATCAAGATTAAATTGCAATGTAGAAAAAAGGGATAGGGGACTTCCttgttggttcagtggttaagaatccaccttgcaacacagggaacatgggttcaatccctcattggtaactaagatcccacctctGGAGGAGCAACTGATACCCCCCACTGCAGTGAAGAGCCCAGGGAACACAATGAGAGATTCCtgtgccacagctgagacctgaTACAGCCGAAGTAACtaagtaatttaaataataataataaggataGGAGAAACAAACAttgcatgatttcacttacatgaaataCAAGAAGAAGATTCACAGAGGCAGAGTATATTAAAGGATATCAGTGGCAGAGGGAAAGGAGGATGAGGAGTTATTAATGGGTGCAAAGTTTCTGTttagagtgatgaaaatgttttggaaatataTAGCGATTatgcaatattgtaaatataAGCAATGCCACTGAGTCGTGCACTTAAAGTTGTTAaagtgccattttttaaaaatgtaaacatttgagGAATATGGTCTCTGGAGCGTGAATAAAATGCTGTCAGAGAAGAGGAAATACTGTCTCAAAATGTtactgagaaataagaaaaacgtAAGTAACCACAAAAAGACTTGGTATTAAACTTCCATTACAGGGATGAGGTATATAAGGGAGCTATTTGGGTGAACTGTGGACAGAAAAATCAACAGTGAAAGACATAGAGGACGAAGGGACAACAGACTGTGGTAACTTTTCAAAGTGGTTTTATTATTAATAGACTTATAGGAGATGCATGCTGGAATAGCCAGCACCCTCCACAAACTGAATTGAGGCAGCATCAATGTTTTCCTTTTACCTGCAACTcagagtttctttctctttcttcgcctcttctttcttttttttttttttttttttttttatcccttcaTGTTTAACTGTATTAGGAACTGACCAACTCTTTTCTATAGAGGttaaatcattttacattttatgagTATTCTTACTTTACATTTTATGAGTATTCCTATGTCTACACAACATCATCACACTTAATGCTTGATTACAGCTATCCTAGCTACTATGAAATGGTATgtctttgtggttttgttttgcattctCTTACTGGTTAATGATCCTGAACCTCTTCTTTCTTAAGTGTGGGTATTATGAGATTTCTTTTCAGGTCATTAGAGTTTTCTCACAATTGTCCCCATAATAAAACAGAAGCTGATTTGTACTTAGTTTCCAAATACACAGAGGGAAAATATGACTTTGTCgatataattatttttaggtCTCTGAATAATGTTCAGAAAAGTTCAGCTTCACTTTGGTCACATTATCCCAAAGGGAATTTCCAAACTCACAGAGATACTACAATAAATGTCTGCAGGTTAAATATCTCCCAGTTAAAGTTGCTTAGAAATCAGATAGGAACCTTgtgttgtctttattttaatgttcacaatagaatataataaaagtgttatttaaagataaataaagaaTAGTTGTCAACATAAATGATGGCACCATTTTGTtctcttaaatattaaaataaaactgggaaaagcCTTTTGAATTTGCTTAAGAAAAAAGGTGGACACCTTACCTTAGAGACCAGGTAAGCTCTATTTTCAGATTTCTACAGAATTATTTGTATAATGACACATATTACTACATAGGCATAGAATTTACTGGTTAATTTACATTATGGTACTGTGAAATATTACATGTAAGTGAGACTTAAGCCAAGTATCTGGTGAGTTGGACATGCGTTAACTTTACTTTAATCAATCCACAATTAATCACTGTTGCTAGATCAATATGTTTATAGaatttgttatttaaatataatgaacATTTGCCCCTTGGCTAATGTTTTTTAGAAAACTTTAACCACATTTTCATACAGTCAACATTTGAAACTATTGCTCTATCTACCTGGTAATACAGAGCATTTCTTTCATGGTTACATGTTTTTTGTACAATTCATGTGTGATAACTTACCCTTCCTATGTAAATTGCATTAAGTAATAAAAATGACAgtgataaacattttttcataacTTGGGGAATGTTAAAGGGAAGCTAGTAAAGCAGAAACTTGGTGACTTATATTTCAGTAAAGGATACAGAAAATCTGTTAAGGAAAAACTCAAGAAGTACAGAGTATGTTAAATCACTCTGCTCTTACTTTCTGTTAATTGCCTGAATGTGCCATATCTGTAGCTTGAGTTTCTCATTCCTGTATTTAAAAACACCACTTATTCTATTACAATTTGGCCAAGACAGGGCTATTAAAATAGGAGGTTAATGAAGATGATctgaataaatattcagaataaatGAAAGAGTGGCTAATAGAGCGTGGTCAGATTTAGTTCTGTACATTTTGGAGACCACCCAGGTTTGAGACAACCAAGGTTTTAGGGCAAGTGACTGAGTTTTAATATATAAGACGACTCTTAAGCATGTAGTCTCCACAGTAAGCCAAGGGAGTGAGAAGTGGGGAAAGGTTACAGGGATGAATTTAGATGACCTTCAAACGATTTTTTCTAATAGAATACTAGCAAAAATCAGAGAGCAATTCTAAGGTGATCTTTCTGAGTCTCTGTCATTCTGAAGTAAATTTTGTTATAAACGTTCTGTGTTTTTATGTCTCTTAAGTACAtgacaaaataattataatgataatgacatgtaattaaaatgatttttcatttcattctatcaaatattgaaataaaatttatttatttgacaaatacATACTGGaacttaaaataatcaaagtGTAGAGTGAGGATATAATGGGAAAGCTAACAGAACTAATAATTTAATTCATGATGAGACACAGTGCCATATAATTGATTAAATGGGGAATGTATTGTATAATCTAATTCATCAAATCCTTCACAATTCATCATTATCCAGTCACAATCTTATTATGGGAGAACTAGGTAACTAACTTACTAAATGGGAATTTCAATAAAGCCTCCTAgatgattttaatcttttttccacCACAATTCCTGACACCTAGTAATTGATAACTGGTTAATAATTTTTCCCACATCCAAAAGaaatgagttttattttcctttccttaggGATTAAACAAGTAAAATGGCTCAGAAAGTTTATATAATCTGTTCCAAAGTCAAGTGTTCACTATTCAACATAGATTTGAATGGCAtaaattttgtttggttttgtttttcattatgtcCAGGTTAGGGAGAAAATGAGGCACTGGCTCTAACTCTCACCAAGATACGATTGTTTTGGAGAGATAAGCTAAAGCACTTAATAGCAAAAAATATGAAGCAAGGTAGATAGTTCTTAAGAACCACAAGACATAGAGTATTTGAGTAACCATGGCATGGTGGGCTGTAGGTAGTAAACTCTACCTGGAAGTCGCAGATTTCACAGTTTAATACAGTGTGATAGTACTGAGCAAAGATTGGTTTGAAACTGCTAGTCCAGGTTCACTACTTCAGGGAATCATTAGCgattccagagaagaatacttaAGTTTGAACTACAGATGATGGAGCCTTCTATATACCTGGACTGGATAAAGGGAATTTAAAATATCAGGCTATAAAGGATCCAGGGAAAAGGAGAGCTGGAGGAGTTGTGTTTCTCTCTGAGACTGGATCAGTTAACCTTAAATGAAATGAGAGACAATAACCTGGAGGGAAGTTGTAAGTTTATTCTGATTTGTTTGGAAAATAATAGTCAGCAACATCCAGCCATTGACTCCTCAAAATTTACATCGGAACCATGGACAAAGAGTTAGGGTCTAGCAGAGATCCTTAAATATATAGTTTAACTCCCGTTGCTTATTGATGCTTAAACTGAAATACAAAAAAGGGATGTGGCATACTCATGCCAACAAGTTAGAAAATAGTACAATGAGATGAAGGAGAcaatattttgcttcattttcctaATAGTccagtattttaaagaatatcttCTGTtgatataattattaattaaaaaaatatgaatatgatgCTTGTAGACATATAAGTCACACTTTCTTATTTCCCatagaaataactgaaaatagggaaaatgctttcaagttgtTCAGGAATATAGATTATAGTTTTGAGTCATGCATTATacagcttttatattttaaaatgcaaattaatttatAGGTATTTTTCACATACTCCCTCTCTTTCTAATGGCCTAGACTGAGTGCATTTTcaagattaaattttttaaaaataattttcaatttgcCTGAAATATTCAAGTATTGGTAAGAcaaaagaatctgcattttaaaagtttttgtttattttcttggtaaTTCATAATCATTTCATTGATTTTCCACTTTTAGTCTGCAAACACACTTACCAAAatggcatttacattgtatttttcaaatatgatttGACCtgctatctgataaagaatttcaGAGGTAGGATTCTAGAtaaatcagaagggaaaaaaagctgaGAAGATATGTTAATTGATCAATTCACACAGTAAgtcaaatattaaataaagaataaCCTGTGATTGAATATATAACTTATAGTGTTTCCCACCAAATCAGAAGAATATAATTTAGGGGAGAAGTTAGAATAGAGCCCtgcattcttttaaattattgggaattattttaaaagtgtaaaatgtAGTTGTTAGTTGAATGAGATGGCTTATTTCACTACAAATATCCTCTCTTCACTATTCAGTTGTTAcatatttaaatgtcattttgTGGCCATTGGTGATGACTCTCATACACTAGATAGATTTGCAGATTTTCTCTCCCAAACCCTACCTTATGTACACAGATTCAAATGGCATTTTcactgaaaatgaagaataagGAGAAGAGCGTTACAGATTTGAAAATAACTTGTGAATATATTGGTTCTGAAGTTtggagtaaatgaaataaaatattttaaatattaaggtCTTGTGTTTGATATAGTTGAAGTAGAGAATTTTGTTGTGATTTAGTGAAATGATTAATTCTCGGTAGTTCTCCCTAGTCTATGCTTCTTGAACTTCTGCCAATAGAAAGGTACTGGTTTGTTCAAAGGTGTAATAGTTATAAGCATATTATTAGAGCTGGTCTTACATTACTTTACAGCAGTGTTTAGGAGGAGGAGGTAAAAATAACAGgaatggaagagagaaaagcCAGCCTGAGTTACTAAGACATGTGATGTAGGAACAGAAAGAAGCAAACATTTTCAGGATGACTGATTATTAGGAAGAGTTGAACAGCTTGAGTACACTGATTAGAAAGAAACCAATTAATGCAAGTGAGTAAGACACTGTATGAGACTAAAATTCTAACCTCAGTTCAACTGAACTTAAAAGCCAATGGGTACtgataagtattattttaaaaaaacaacagtgtCACAGTAAGTtgaaaactaatatttttaaacttggataaataaatttataaaattctggtttaaaaaaaaaaataaaattcaagtgaAACCTACTATTAACCTCAAATGCCTTACTGAAtgtaaaagacaaatatttttaaagtttgtgatGATACCTTTTGAAAAAATAGAGGTAATTATACTTTGCTTGTTACCCTTTTGTTTgactataaaatataatattctatCTGTAAATTAAGCACACTTGTAAATTAATCACATTGGTAAATTAGGTACAACAGACATATAGCTGGTTTTGGCCATGGATATATACCTCATGATTCCAAATTGgttgattttttctatttatcacaTTTCCACCTAGGATAGATGGAAGGAAATTTCTCACATATAACATCCACATATaagtgcttttttattttctctcaaggTTTCATTCTTGTGTCTATTTTCTCAATAACAaatagtgagaaaaagaaaaggatgactGATTTTTTCTACAGCACCAGTTCTTGAATTCTACCAGGACATAATATCCAGTTATGTTCGATACTACATGCTAATAGAATGGTTGCATAAATATGCTGCATTCTACAGCATATTTATATCAGGTATCAAAGTCGTTTATCAGGAATTAATATTTTCCAGAAAGGGACAAAACGAATGCAAGGAAagcctttcaaaataaaaatcaaatctttttcttcaagttttgaatgctttccattttaaaatggcCATGACAAGGAATAATATACATcatcatatttacatatttataaagaTTGATAACTAATTTCAGGTGGCTACAAACTGCTCTGAGTCATGGAAAATAGGAATAACATCACAGAATTTATTCTCCTAGGACTTtctcagaaaaaggaaattgaaattcTCTGTTTTTTCCTATTCTTACTTTGTTACATTGCAATTCTGATTGGAAACCTACTTGTCACGATTTCCATCGCCTCCAGTCAACTTATGAAACAGCCCATGTATTTCTTTCTGAGTTACCTCTCCCTCGCAGACCTTTGTTACACCTCCACTGTGACCCCCAAGTTGATCACTGACTTGCTGGCAGCAAAGAAGACCATATCTTACAACGGCTGCATGACACAGCTCTTCACCATGCACTTGTTTGGGGGCATCGAGGTCTTCATCCTCACAGgaatggcctatgaccgctatgtggccatctgcaagccttTGCACTACACTCTGATCATGACCAGACAGAAGTGTGGGGCCATGATCGCTGCTTCCTGCGCTGGGGCGTTCCTTCATTCCTTTGGTCAGTTCCTCCTGGCCATCTTTTTACCCTACTGTGGCCCCAACGAAATAGATCATTACTTCTGTGATGTGTATCCTTTGCTGAAGCTGGCCTGCACGGATACCACCAGAATCGGTCTCCTCGTCATCGCCAATTCGGGCCTCATGGGCCTGGTGACTTTTGTGGTCTTGTTGATATCCTATGCTGTGATCTTGTACACTGTCAGGTCCCACTCTGTAGAGAATCGCCACAAAGCTCTCTCCACCTGCAGTTCCCACATCACTGTGGTGGTCCTCTTTTTTGCTCCTTTATTCTTCATTTACATTCGACCAGCAACTACTTTACCAGAAGACAAAGTGTTTGCTCTTTTTTATACTATCATTGCTCCCATGCTCAATCCTCTAATCTACACGCTGAGAAACGTGGAGATGAAGAATGCCATAAAGAAACTCTGGTGCCATATTGcagtaagaaaggaaat belongs to Bos indicus x Bos taurus breed Angus x Brahman F1 hybrid chromosome 15, Bos_hybrid_MaternalHap_v2.0, whole genome shotgun sequence and includes:
- the LOC113906056 gene encoding olfactory receptor 4P4-like; protein product: MENRNNITEFILLGLSQKKEIEILCFFLFLLCYIAILIGNLLVTISIASSQLMKQPMYFFLSYLSLADLCYTSTVTPKLITDLLAAKKTISYNGCMTQLFTMHLFGGIEVFILTGMAYDRYVAICKPLHYTLIMTRQKCGAMIAASCAGAFLHSFGQFLLAIFLPYCGPNEIDHYFCDVYPLLKLACTDTTRIGLLVIANSGLMGLVTFVVLLISYAVILYTVRSHSVENRHKALSTCSSHITVVVLFFAPLFFIYIRPATTLPEDKVFALFYTIIAPMLNPLIYTLRNVEMKNAIKKLWCHIAVRKEMN